ACAGTATTATTTACTGAGAATTATGTGCTTCTGATTAATAATTACTTTCACGTAGTAGTGGTTGATACAAACATAATGCATCTTTGATCTTCAATTGAAATAAAGGAACATTTTATTTGTAGTTACTTTTGGTTACGCTTGTATTCTAATTTGATTAATTTTGTTGATGACGGATCGACAATGTCAGTGTAACTTGCTATTGTAAATATATGTGTAGAGCTAAAATATCTTAATTGacttagttttgtaattataaTCTGTTAGATTTCTAGTGTCTCTCTTCAACTATTAATGCTGAATGTGGGTGAGGAAAGCTATTTTCCTAACTTGACTTTTCATATGGATCAGACTCTCACAAAGCTTCGCTTCATGAGGAATGAGTTAACTGAGGATGATAAATATGCATTCAAAGTAACTTCTTGTCCACCATTCTTTTTCCCTTGTTTTACTTAACTTATGATTTTGTCTACTAATTTGGTGCTTCTGCATTTGTTTGTCAATGAAGAAATTGCTTCAGGAAGATGGCTTTTATACAATCAGGCTGCCATCTAATGTGTTGGACCCTACAAGAAAAGACAATGTTGTTTCCTCAATCAAAGCTGTAAGTTGACTAAATAGCTCCTCAGAGTGTTTCTCCTTCATATGATGATGATAAATCCAATTTTGAGTTACTCAAATCACTGCTTACCAACTAAAGCCTGTAAATATGATCTATTCTAAAAGGCACCCAACTAGCCTAGATAGCATGCACATTTTTTCAGAACAGAGTCaataaattaaaaatattaaaattacTATAAGCAAAATCCAGCGAGTTATTTTGTGATTCTAGAATTTTGTTTCAGTTCCTTAACTGTCTTGCCTTTCTCTTATGTTTCTTAGAGATGCATTCCACGTGACAGTTTGGATGAACACATTGTTATCCACATGGTAATTTCTCACTTCATTTCTTTTTATATTCATACATATGGAGTAAATTATTTTATGACGGAAAGATTTGGAACAGCCCCAAAACTATATATAGTTGTTGAATAACATAAATTGATGCATTGAACTAATTTTTTATGTTTACTTACATTCATCATGTGAATTCTGAATTCTTCATCCAAATATCTGATATTGATAGTAGAGAACAAAAGATGCACTGTCCACTCTCATTTTTCCGTAAAACCTGTACATGTAGTGATTATATAGCATGTTTGTTATTTGAAGTttctaaactttttttttatctttgtaAAAAAACTGCTGTGTAATGGTATCGTATCATCTGCAAGTTGGTACAGAaagaatttttattttttcgtAATGCAGCCATTTCTTAGATGGCCGTCCACTAACTTTGTAGAAATTAATTACTGGTAGAAGTTCCCTTGGTTTTGCGACTCACATTATACTACTATGTTGCCTTATTTGCAGGATGGTGTAAGCATTTTGGCAGTCAATTATGGTTCTGTTGGTGGATGCCAATACCCACGACAAATGAAATTTGTAAGTTACCTTTAAGTACTTATATTTATAAGCATTCATTATAATTAATGATAGATAGTAAGAGTCTGATAACTTGTAACTTTCTGATATGCAAAAAATTCCATAAAAAAAGCGGTTACGTAAGTTCACATTATAGACTGGCCTTACAATCTAATTCTTGTTTCCTCATCGCAAGCAAACAAGTTATGGtgtgtattttttatttttttatacttGTTATCTGCACCAATCACATATTTTAAATAGAGGCATCTGCTTTGTTAATGAGTAGCGCTAGTAAGAAAGATTGTTTCAGAATTGCTTTGATAAGACTTCAATAAGTCAATTCCGAATGAATGTCAACTAAGATTTGGTTTGGTTCTGAAATGGCTTGTTAACATAATTGGTTAAATATAAGTTGACATTTAATTAAAATCAGTTAGTTTTTACTGAAGCGCATTAAAAATACTTGCTCGATGTTTAACTGTTTTAAAAAGTTTACAAAATTCTCAAATTGAACTGTTGAGAGATGTGTTGCTCAAACTTTcactaaattatactaaattACAAACAACATGTGAGTGGGGTCCCCTCAAGCACCTTTTCTCATCTTGTATGCTGTTTCATTGGTGAGTAACAGTTTTAATGTTTGTGTGACTTATTGGGATGCTTTAATTTTGTTTCAGCCATCAAAATGGACATTCAGCTCTTATACTATTTTGAAGACTGCTGAACAGGCACCAAGGTAAATTACTACTTTATTTATATTATGATGATACTAAATAAAGAGAGTTACAAAGTTGGCAGTTTGCATTATGTTCAAATATAATTGTGATAAGCAACTGCGGGAATCTCTTCGAGGGCATGTTACAAGAATCTTGACATCCAATGGGAAAACTATCTTATGGATGCTTCGTTAATTTAATATTACTGTTTTAGTGCCCATAGCTACTGCTAATCATGGTTGCAATAACTTCCAACCCTTGCACTGACTTCCACAGTGGCAAAAAGGAGATGTGTCTGCCACGTCCCTGTGTTGTACATGACCTAAGAGATCTGTTCCTACTGGAACAATATCAAAGCATTTATAGCTTAAATGGCAGCTGGTTTCAAATTCTTTTATAAAATTTGTGCTCGCAGAACCCCATCATTTGTGGACCAGATGTTAGAAGCTGACAATGGACTTGGTGAAGTGATGAAACCACCTGAGAAATCATTCTGGGCTAAATATGTAACTCAGTTACTGCTTTAAATATGTTGTCACTGCGTTCAACTTTTCCTTCTATGTATGCATACTTATGTTTCTAACGTGTTCCCCCCTTGAATCTGACTTGTTTTGCAGTGGATGTACATCATTCCTCTTGGTCTCATTGTCATGAATGCTGTTACGGCAGCAGCAAACATACCAGAGGAGCAAGCTGCAGGCCAGGGCCAACCTGGAGCACAACGagcacccgctgctgctgcaaggagaagatgattGTTGTTTCTATGTGTTTTCGGTGTCAGGTATTGTCATTTGTTCAGCTATCTTCATACAATTTTCTGGATTTTTGGTATTGTGTGAATACTAGCATGACAGCCTGGTCTTTGGTACAGCTACTGCATGATGATGTCTTTTGCCTGTGCGATGAAACATTTttaaatccatttccaaaaggAATTGATGTAGATCTTAACACAATTGAGCAACCATTTGTAGTTTGCCACTGGAGATCATATACTGAGCCTTAGAGCCTGCTCTCCACAGTCCATACTAGCATTTTTATTTGAATACGGTATAATTTATCATATTTATCCGCTGATAATTTTAtgcttccattccatattttaagctgctatttttttatttttgtggcaATAAATTATTATGTTTGAAATTATGAACTTGTTTCTAGCTTCTAAGAGTAACTCCAACAGATTGAGAAAATGAATCCCCTTTCCCTATAAACAGCCATAAAGGGGATTGAGGTCAAAAAAACCCTCTCCAACAGATTGAGAAAACAATCCCCTTTCCCTATAATTTTTTCTCAATTGAGGAAAACTATCTCCCAATCCCCTTCAGAAAGGGGACTCAACAGCCTCTCCCCTTTCTCCCTGTTCCTCCCAACTGTTCTTTTCTTTCCCTCGACTGTTCGCTCCGCGTTGCTACCATCGAGGACATCCGTCGTCGGGGCTCCTCGCCGGGAACTAGCAGGAGGACGGCCGCCGGCTGGAACCGGCCTGGCACCCCGCACGCGACTGTTTCATGACCTGGCGCgtcctctcccttctctctttcttccctCCCGTGCTATGCATCGCGAGGTGCTCCGTTCTTTCTCTCGCTccaggctgccgccgccgagcacaTCCATCGCCAAGGCCCTCGACGGGAACTAGCGGGTGGGCGCTTGACGGCCGGAATCGGCCCGGTGACCCGTCTTCGTGGCTGGGGCCAGCGTGTCCCCAAATGGTGCCTCCCTGACGCCCATCCAGGCTGTCCAATCCGTCGAGGAAGAACCCGGGCTCGAAAACGAAGGTCGTTGGGGCTGCGTCTACGCCAATTGGCTGGTGAAGCGGGTTGATCACCGCCGGGGCAAGTCACTGCCGGTGTTGACGTGTCGTTCCTgccccggcgacggcgatggcgattCCACGCTTGCTGCTCGTTTGAAGAATAGGCTGCGATGGGTGTGACCAGCTCCGAGGTCACGTGGTGGTCTGCTATTGGTTGGATCCGATTGTGGCAATGGATGGATTTTTTGTGGTTGTAGCTAGATGTGTGTTTCTCAGTGTAGGGGATGTATCTTTTCTCAATCTGCTAGAGCAGACATCCCCTTTACGTGGCAATGTTGTTTTCTCAATCCCCTTTCTCaatctgttggagatgctctaagcaGTGCCTTGTGCCTTCCAGATCAATGGAGAATGAACAGGAGACAGCTCGTACAATAGCATGGTGACCGGATCCCATTCTGTACTGAGAAGTTTCCCATTAGCATAGTGGCCTTTGAAGCTGCAGTTGAACACTCATTTGTTGGTAGCAACTTTAACCAGTGCAACCTGTATTTGATGATGTAAAGTGACTTTATTTGTCCATTTTGAATCCTATGTGTTGTTTATAGATCATCCTTATTTTGTACCGATCGAAGTGGTCACTTGATTAGCCAATATTCTCGTGTTTCTCGAGTGCCACATGGACATTGCTGTATGAAGCTGCGCAAACTGTGGCAAGATGTTTTGTAGCTACCAAATATATGTACACGTATTAGACATGACATTGTGAGAGTTTGCAATTTCATATGGATCAAGGAAAAAGGCTCTTCAAAATAGACACGGCAAGTTTAGTCCTGGCAACTGGCGTACCTCAATTTTCCTAAATAGATTGGATAGACGCAAAATAAATTGGCATTACTACGTATTTAGCCTGAAATTATAACAAGAAATCATCGAAGCTGCAACAAGTTTTAGCCTTCCATCATCAAAAATTCAAAATAGCAAATTCAGTAGCCAAACGTTGCTGAACTTATTGCAGCTGTTCTGAACTTGAATATAGACTATTCCTGAACCCCTCAAAACTCTGAAGGGCACCTAGAAGTGCTTCAAACAACGCAAACCAATATCTGCGGCCAAAGATGCAAAGGAAAATGAGGCAAAACTCTGAAGGGCACCTAGAAGTGCTTCAAACAACGCAAACCAATATCTGCGGCCAAAGATGCAAAGGAAAATGAGGAAGAATTGCTACAGGAAATTGCAAGAAGACTGCAAGAGGGGAACTCCCAATCTTTTTGCAAAGAGAAGTCCTGCTTGCCAAATGCCAATTGCAGATGGACGGGGAATTGTGGATGCAgctaggagaggaagaaggccatGGTACGAGCCACCTTAGCCAGTGATAAGGATCTTACTAAGTGCAAGGCCACAATTTGTCATGGTATAAAGTTGGAAAGAAAGGATGTCTCAATGATGAACTGACGGGGTTAGCTTTGGTTTTTTAATCGGGTGATTTCAGACTGTCCGAGCAAATCAAAGTGTTGCGAGCGCACTTAAGCTGTTTAAATGGCAATCTATATGGCATTTCTTTCCCTCTAAAACTGCAAGTCAACCCAAGCATATGCACTTATGTTGGTCAATATGGATTGTTTACTTGATTTTAACATATTATTGTTTGTATAATAAAATATAAACACAATAACAAGAGCAATATGatgagaagaaaataaaatgcttatagaaagaaaaaaacattgATGTGTGACTCGAATGATTCTGAAAATGCCTAGTGATGAGATGCAGATCATGGGGGTGTTATGCACAACTGTGGTATTTGAATAACAAATTGAAGAAATTCATCTAGTAAACTGCTATATAGATCAGCAAATATTCGACTTCAAAGAGGTAGATCATGAACTGATTGCATGGCCACAACAATCCGCTAGCCAGAAATTAAACAACAATATGTTTTGTCAACAACAGAAAAACCATATTTAAATTATGCTAAATGTCTTCTCATGCACATAAATAATTCAAAGTTGAGAAAAGTTGATCAACAACATATGTTTCATTACAGAAATCCATAATGAGCACTCCAAGAGTCAAACAAGTTCATGTCGATATTTATTTAAGCGACAAAGTCACAGCATAATGAGCACTCCATGATTCAAACAAAGGAACAAATTCATGAAAGCTGCTACAAATGTTGCAAATTCTGCAGGATGGTTGTTTTCATTCctgcaaaataaaaaagttatgaGAATAAGCTTCAAAACAAATGCATCTGTAGTCATGTAAAATGATAAAACATGGAAGTAAAACCACTGAGTTACAACAACAAAATATGCATGTGATGGCTTGTTACAGTAACCCAGCAGTTATAAATTTTTCATGTTCTATGCAATGAATATAAATAATCGAGCTTTGAAATTTCAAATAATATCTCATTCTTGTCACAAAGAGACATATTAACAACGCAACACATCTACATGAATAAGAGCATATAAATATATTTATAGATGGGAATGTGAGTATAGTTATGAAATTAAGCTCTTTAAACATAGTCTTTTTACCGAAGCAAGGTAGGCACTGTATTGATAC
This genomic window from Setaria viridis chromosome 8, Setaria_viridis_v4.0, whole genome shotgun sequence contains:
- the LOC117833359 gene encoding uncharacterized protein, translating into MAPPRRALLALAALLLFSLYLTAAAFQSDELVLNDDEEFEGVGARPSSPSQPAAPAVSSSRRRSADAASAAVGESNALQFTLEHDLGVGKGFTPAGTFSARLKTSAHGTQTLTKLRFMRNELTEDDKYAFKKLLQEDGFYTIRLPSNVLDPTRKDNVVSSIKARCIPRDSLDEHIVIHMDGVSILAVNYGSVGGCQYPRQMKFPSKWTFSSYTILKTAEQAPRTPSFVDQMLEADNGLGEVMKPPEKSFWAKYWMYIIPLGLIVMNAVTAAANIPEEQAAGQGQPGAQRAPAAAARRR